The following DNA comes from Candidatus Edwardsbacteria bacterium.
TTGCCAGCTGCCTGAATGTCTTGACCACGAAACAGGGCTACAGCAGGCAAAACATTTTTAAGTGCCTCCGCTGAAGCTACGGCACTCGAGGAAGCAAAATATGAGCGTAAGCGGACGGCAGCTTTTGTCAAGCAGCATCGCTGAAGCGAACCGAGGTTACAAAACCCCCGTAAAATGGCCGTTTCAGCGGACGGGAAGGGCAGCAATGGCCGTTAAGAATTTTTTGCAAAGCGTATGCTTAATTTATCCCATCAAGAAATTTAGGCCACGGATATGTTTGCTAACCCGGTAGCTGCTAGGCCGAGCTCTTTGGCTACTTTCTGGCGGCACAGAAAGTAGCAGTAAATGAGAAGCAGATACCTGCGTAGGTGGGGTTTAATATCAGTTTTATGCATAAAATGGCCGGACACGTAATGCCCGACCATCATTTAAACCGCCGTCGTAATTATTTATAAACGATCTTCAGCGCTCCGCGGTCGAAGGCGGCATCCTCGAACTCGGTATTCATGTGTATGGCCTTCTTGGGGCACACTTCGGCGCACTGGGCGCAGTGGGAACAGCGGTCCAGGTAGAAGGTCATGGAGAATCTCTTGGACACCTTGCCGGCCTCATCGGTGCTCTCGGACTCCTTATGGATCTCCAGGGCCTCAGAGGGGCAGTCCTTGACGCACAGCTGGCAGCCGATGCACAGATTGGGATCCATCACCGGTCTACCCCGGAAGCCCTTGGGAACCCCGATCTTTTCGAAAGGATACTGGACGGTGG
Coding sequences within:
- a CDS encoding 4Fe-4S binding protein, with amino-acid sequence MSLRLGAMLPEVLRHLFKKPATVQYPFEKIGVPKGFRGRPVMDPNLCIGCQLCVKDCPSEALEIHKESESTDEAGKVSKRFSMTFYLDRCSHCAQCAEVCPKKAIHMNTEFEDAAFDRGALKIVYK